The Deinococcus deserti VCD115 region TCGACCGGAATTTCGAACAGCTCACCCGCGCGCTTACCCGGGGCGACGTGACCCCGGTGGCCAGCGACTGATGAGGAGGCTCACACCTTGATCCGGTCCCGCCTGCAGCCGGACACCAATCCCTATATCGCGTTCAGCGACCTGATGCTGAACCTGGTGTTCGTGCTGATCTTCTTTGTCGGCGGCATCCTGGCTGTCGGTCAGGCCGGCTGGGAACAGGTCCGCTACCGCAAAGCCCAGGACGCGGTGGCCCAGGCGGTCCGCAAGGCCCGCCTGCCCGCCCGGCCCCTGCTGCTGCTGCCCGGCCAACGCAACGATCCTCCCGGAGCTCAGCGCTGGGTGTTCTCGTCACAGCGGATGTTCGTGGGCGATACTGCCGTCCTGACTCCGGAAGGGCAATCGGCGCTGGTGGCCTTTGCCCGCGTCCTGCGCGCGCAGGGCAAGCACTGGAAACGCGTCCGTATCGAGGGTCACACCCAGACGTCCAGGCCGAACACGCCGGAACGCTGGGGCCTGTCAGCCGGCCGCGCCAGCGCGGTGGCCGAAGCTTTCTACCTCAAAGGCGGCGTGAGTCCCAACCGCCTGGCCGTGGCCGCACGCGGGGGGCAGACCCCGTACGATGGTCGAAAATTCGATGTCCGGAACGAGCGCGTGGAGATCCTGGTCGAGTACGCGCAGAAGACCAACTGACATGGACGCCCAGACCCTCCTTCAGGAAGCCATGCATGAAAGCACCACGCCTGAGCTGCTCCTTCAGCTGGCGACCAGTCTGGACGAGAACGTGCGCCGCACGGCCCAGCGGCATCCGAACCTCAACAAGGCGCACTGGCAGGTGCTCGTGTGCGCAGAAGGTGACCGGGCCCTCCTGACGGCCCAGGACTTGGACTGGCTGGCCCGGCAGGGCCCCTTCGGCGTGCAGGTTGCGGCCGCCCATCCCAAAACTGCAGACGCGACCTTGCGGTGGCTGGTCCTGGCCGGGCATACCCAGCTGGTCGTGAAGCACCAGCTTCACCGCACTGAACGGTGGCTGCTCGCCCAGGCCGCTCAGGACCCGGGCCTGATGACGTTCCTCCAGGCCCATTCGAGTGTCCCGTGGCCGCTGCGCTTGCGCGCGCGGGCGCTGAAGCACGGCTTTGGAAATGCGCCACTCCTGTCTCCTGCCCCCCAGCCGGGCGGGCCGAGTGAGGAGACGATGGCTTTGCGGGCCATCCTCCGCCAGCGGCAGGAGACTCCGGAGCTGTCCGACGCTCAGCTGGAACTGCTCTCTCAGAGCCGCTCGCTGCAGCGGCTGGCCGCGCGTCACCCGCTGTTGCCCGTCCCCCTGCTTGAATGGCTGGATCAGGCCGAGCCGTACGGGCAGGCGCGTGAAACCCTGCTGATGCGCCTGGAACAGCATGACCTGGAGCCTGAGGAATTCGCGCGCCTGGCGCGGGTCGGAGACTGGACCATCCGCGCAGCGCTGGCTCGCAACGTCCACCTGCCCGCCTTTCTGCTGCCGTTCCTGACTCAGGATGCTGACTGGTGGGTGCGGGCCTCGGCCGCTGAGAACCCGAACGCCACGCCCGAGCAGCTCGCCATCCTGGCGGGAGAGCAGGAGCAGGCCGTCATCCGGGAGAACGCGGCCGGGCATCCCCACACGCCAGCAGAGACCCTCCTGCGCCTCGCTGAAGACGGTGAAGCGGCCGTGCGCCTGCAAACCGCCAGAAACCCCAGCACCCCCCCGACCGCCTTGGCGCTCCTCGCCGGGGATGAACGCTACGCGGCCCGCGAGGCTGTCGCTGCCCACCCACTCACGCCGCCGGAAGTGCTCGCGGCCCTCAGCGTGGACGTGAACGAACGGGTCCGCCTGGTGGCCCAGCTGCGGGTGGCGGAGACCACCCATGAAGGACTCGAAGCGGCCCTGGCCACGCGCCGCCGCAATGTCAAGCTCGCCGTGGCCTCCCGCCCCGAAGTGCCCGCCGCATTGCTGCAGCAGCTGGCGCGTGACCGCCATCCCCGGGTGCGCGCCCAGGCGGGACTGCACCGGTCCCTGCCGGACTTCGAGCGCGACACCCTTCTGGACGACCGCGACCTGTCGGTGCAGCGCGCCGCGCGGGCGGCCGATCCCGATGCCAGGCCTGCTGTGCTGGCAGCCCTGCCACGGCATGACGCCCGCATCCGCCAGGGTCTGAGCCGTAACCCGGCCACACCGGCTCCGGTCCTCGACCAGCTGAGCGACGACCCTCTCGAAGACGTGCGGCTGGCAGTGGTGCTCAACCCGGCCGCCCCAGAAGGGGCCTTGCAGCGCCGGCTGCCGGAGCAACCCCTGCGGCCCAGCATCCGGCAGCATCCGCTGTACACCCAGGTTCAGCCCAGCCTTCACCGTCTGGAGCTGGAAGAAGCCAGAAACCTGGCCACGCCTGAAGAAACGCTCGACGCCCTGCTGGACAGTGACGCCCCTAAAGTCCGGTACCACGTGGCCCTGCACCCGAACGCTTCGGCCGCCGCCCAGCTGCGGCTCACCCAGGATGAACACGAGCATGTCCGGAGCGGCCTGACCCAGCGTGAACATCTGGCCGAGGATATTCAACAGGCGCTCGCTGCGGATATGTCAGTGGAAGTCAGGACCGGACTGCTGGGGCGGCCCGACATCTCACCGGAGGCCATGCTCAGGATGGTGGGACCCTCCGCGTCCGACGAAGCCCTGCTGGTGGCCATGACGAAGCATCAAGCAGTAACCGCTGAGGTCCTGAGCGCCCTCGCTCCGCACCCGTCGGTGGACGTGCGTGCCAGGGTCGCTCGGCATGAACGCACGCCCGCCGCGGTTCAGCTGCATCTGGCGTCCGACCCGCAGGAAAGTGTGGCCCAGGAGGTCCTGCGAAACCCGTCCTGCGGACCCGAAGCTCTGGCCGTTCTCGCGCGTCAGCCGCGCCTGCGCCTTCATGTGGCTCGGCACGCCCGCACCTCGCCTCAGACGCTGGAGGCGCTGGCCTTCGACAGGCAGTATGCCCAGCTGCTGCGCCTTGAACGCGCCCTGAAAAAAGCTCCCCCCCGCCTGCAGCGGCATGCTCTGGTGGAACGCTGGGTGACGTGGATGAAGGTCCAGGCCTCTGGCCGGGCGTTGAAGGACGGCAACGTGCTGGCGGCCGTGATCCGGCACCCGGCGGCCTCACGCAGCGCCCTGCAGTTCGCCAGCCGCCTGAACAACCCCGTCATCGAGGCTGCTAAAGCAGACCGCAAGGCGATGCTGAGAGCCGCCCCTTCCCCCGACCTCGAGGCCCCCCATGAGTGATGCCCTTCCCGCCGGGACGGTGGTGGCCGAACGCTATACCGTCCTGACCACCTTAACGGTGCAGGCCCACGAAGCCACGTACCGCGCGACCGCCAGCTGGGGAGGCGCCGTAATCCTGACGGTGTTCACTGCCCCCTTCCCGGGCACGCCTACCGGCGCCCGGATCCGCCAGGCGTTCTTACGCTATGCCCGCATGCTCGCCCAGGTTCAGCATCCGGGAATCCTGCGGGTCACCGACCTGATCGAGACGCCGGATCAGGTGATTGTGGTGCAGGACGACCGGCTGCATCGGCCATTGCGGGACATGTTGGGTGGCCGCGTCCTGAACGCGCGGGAGGCCGAGACCCTCATCCGGAGCCTGTTCAGCGCCCTGGGGGCGGCCCATGCGCAGGCGCTGCTGCACACCCAGTTGACCCCCGAGCACATCTGGTTTGATGCCGACGACCAGCCAGTGCTGGCCGGATTCGGCCTGGCCCACCGGGCGCTTCGTGAAGCGGGACCTGGGGCTCTTGCTGACCCGCGGTATGCCGCGCCGGAACTGCTCTCCGGCGGGGCCCCCAGCACGCAGACCGACCTGTATGCCCTGGGCGCGGGCCTGCTGGAAGCGGCGTCTGGACAGAGCCCACCTCCAGCGGGAGCGCGGGCCCAGGGCGTGCCCCTGCCTCCGCTGCCGGAAGGCACCTGGCCGGCGGTACGGAACGCCCTGAGCGAGGCGCTGGCCCTGGAGCCGGCCGAGCGCGCCGTCAGCGCTGCTGAGATTCTCGAAGGCATGGATCGGGCCGGAACGATCGTGGAAGTACCGGCAGGTTCCGCCGCATCCGGGGAAGAGGAAACGGTGTCACCGCCGATCTCCTCCATCCAGCAGGGCCCTCCAGCACGGGTGGCGCCCCCGGCTCCCCCAGTGATGAAAAAACGTGCCCGCCCCACCGGAGCGGTCGCCGCCGTACTGGTCCTTCTGGCCGTCGGGGGGGCCGTGGCCGGGCTTCGGCTTACCCAGGGGGGCTCGGAGCCTACCGCCGTAATGGGCGCCACCGCCCCTGAGCCGGCCATGGCCGCCCCAGAACAAGACGAGGCGGCCGTCACACCCGCCGCGACGCCAGAGCCTGAACCGGTGGTCCTACGTACGGACATCGTGACCGCAGCCAACCTCAACGTTCGGGACCAGCCGAATGCAGGCAGCACGGTGATGGCGACCGTCGTCCGGGGCAGCGCCCTGGACATTCTCGAGGAACAAACCCCCTGGCTGCGGGTCAGGACCTCGTCCGGCCAGGACGGCTGGGTCAACGGTGAACATACCCTTCCGCTCCTGGGCGAGGAGGCCACGGCGACGCTGCTTGAAGCCCTGGGCGCGGGCGGTGAGGTCGCGCTGGAGAGGGGCGTGTACTGGCTGACCGCGCCGGTCCGGGTGACGGCCGATGTTCAGCTCACTGGCATGGGGCAGAAGGTGAGCCTGCTGATGAGTGACGCGGCAGCCGACACCCTGGTGTTCGAGGAGGTCGAGGCGAGCCTGACCGGCCTGAGTGTCATTCACGTGGGCCGGTCACCAGCACGGGCCGTTCTGCAGGACGGCGGCCGGCTCACCACCGAGCGCGTGACCTTGAGTGGAGCGGTCAGGGATCTCGATGAGGAAGCTTACGGCAGTGGCCTGTGGGTCAAGGGCACTGGTCACGCCACGCTTCTTCAGACCACCCTGGCGGGGAACGCCTTCGGCCTGTACGTCACCGATTCCGGGCACGTCCAGGCTGAGGAGTCCTCCTTCTCCGGCAACAGCGAAGGTGGGGCGCTGTTCAAGGACGACGCTACCGGCGCGGTCAGTGCCAGCGCCTTTTCAGAGAACGGAGCGCACGGCGTGCATGTGGCCGGGCAGGCCACACCAGAATTCACCGGCAACCGGATCCGCCGCAACCGGGGCCGGGGC contains the following coding sequences:
- a CDS encoding right-handed parallel beta-helix repeat-containing protein; amino-acid sequence: MSDALPAGTVVAERYTVLTTLTVQAHEATYRATASWGGAVILTVFTAPFPGTPTGARIRQAFLRYARMLAQVQHPGILRVTDLIETPDQVIVVQDDRLHRPLRDMLGGRVLNAREAETLIRSLFSALGAAHAQALLHTQLTPEHIWFDADDQPVLAGFGLAHRALREAGPGALADPRYAAPELLSGGAPSTQTDLYALGAGLLEAASGQSPPPAGARAQGVPLPPLPEGTWPAVRNALSEALALEPAERAVSAAEILEGMDRAGTIVEVPAGSAASGEEETVSPPISSIQQGPPARVAPPAPPVMKKRARPTGAVAAVLVLLAVGGAVAGLRLTQGGSEPTAVMGATAPEPAMAAPEQDEAAVTPAATPEPEPVVLRTDIVTAANLNVRDQPNAGSTVMATVVRGSALDILEEQTPWLRVRTSSGQDGWVNGEHTLPLLGEEATATLLEALGAGGEVALERGVYWLTAPVRVTADVQLTGMGQKVSLLMSDAAADTLVFEEVEASLTGLSVIHVGRSPARAVLQDGGRLTTERVTLSGAVRDLDEEAYGSGLWVKGTGHATLLQTTLAGNAFGLYVTDSGHVQAEESSFSGNSEGGALFKDDATGAVSASAFSENGAHGVHVAGQATPEFTGNRIRRNRGRGVTIYDQARPTLTDNTVEENTLQGVGVQGEAQPRLNQNTIQGNRQSGLTFFDNSAGTAASNTVQANLKSGVSLTEYAAPTLSGNTIRRNRQNGLAYADHTGGSAENNVISGNGNPGISAWGDAQPRLTGNMVQGNKQSGVVLAERVSGQFSGNTVSDNALYGLIVTGNASPEVTENIVSGNTRGGIFYKQEAGGSGYGNICEGNGGPALSAELVPDHPGIQFSADGCPLE
- a CDS encoding OmpA/MotB family protein; its protein translation is MIRSRLQPDTNPYIAFSDLMLNLVFVLIFFVGGILAVGQAGWEQVRYRKAQDAVAQAVRKARLPARPLLLLPGQRNDPPGAQRWVFSSQRMFVGDTAVLTPEGQSALVAFARVLRAQGKHWKRVRIEGHTQTSRPNTPERWGLSAGRASAVAEAFYLKGGVSPNRLAVAARGGQTPYDGRKFDVRNERVEILVEYAQKTN